TTGCTGTTAAACAAGAAATAGAAAAGGTCCCATTTTTAATTACTTTGTgaacaaatatttttatgattacatCTTTAATAGCAAATAACTTTATTAAGCAGGTTGAAAAAGACACTGCACTGTCAATGGCTACATTAGAGAAAatagacaaaataaaaacagattTGCAAACTGCCAAACAAGGTTTGCACGAGGCTGATAATTGGAGTGTACTAGCTAATGATGTTGAGGAGGTATAAAATGTACTAAAAGAAGGGGAACTTGTGTAAATTGTTTTTATAAAttgttttcaatattttaggTATTTGAGTCAGGAGATATAGAAGCTATTGCAAATAAATTGTTCAGTATGCAAAAGTCATTGGGAATGCTTGTGAATGTTGTTGACTATGAGGACAAAAAATTACAACTAGAAGGCTTAAAAAACCGATTAGAAGCAATGGCTAGTCCAAAATTAGTTCAAGCCTTTACTGCTGCAAATTTAGGTAAACTTTATATGACTTACAAAATATACTtggtcattttatagaatgtacTCTAATCCTTACATTATAATGCGTTTAGAACAATCTAAAGTTTACGTGGATATTTTTAACAAAATGGAACGTCTACCACAGCTTTTGAAGTACTACCATAATTGTTTAAAAGTGTCATTAGGACAAGAATGGCGTAGAACTATTGAGTTAGCACAGGATGAAAATGTTACGTATTGGTTACACACATACTATGACAAGTTACTGTCTAATTGGCACGATCAGGTAGCTGATTGACTCGTAAAtatgtttttttaatatttaacagaAATATTTTACTAAGGAGATACAATTTTTGTAAAGGTAAAATGGTGTAATCAAGTATTCCCAAATACTTCAATTGATATTCTAATTGAAGTGTATGCTGATCTTTTAAGAAGTTTGGATCCAAGCATTCCAGAATGTATAGAAGCCATTTTGAAGCAACATTCAAATGCTATGCAATTGTCTTTATTACTTGAACTTAAACAAATTACGAGACACTTTGCAGTAAATCTTAATGGGGCAATTGAAGCATCAACGCATGGAAAATTACAGAATCAGAAATTGCTATTGTTAGCTCAAGCAATATATACACCTTATGTTCCATACGTCACAAAATATAATGTTTATGAAACTGCACAATTGGAACATCAACTTCAGTCTATGAATTTTTCGCAAGATGATTTAAGAGAAGCAATTAATGTCCTTTCTCTCAGTATTTCAAGAGTAATGGAGAATGCAAATGAAGCCAATAAAAGATGCAAACTATTTACAGATGGTTGTGGATACCCTGGTCTATTAAAATCTCTAAATGTATGTAATTGTTTGAGGAACAATTTATCTTATAGAATACATGTAATAACACATTTTTTTCTATAGAATTATTTCAACAAATATCTCGAAAAGTATCAAGCAGCGATATGGCAGTTAGAACGGAAAAAAGTAAAACACGAGGACTGGAATTTATTTCAAATGTGTCTCACTTTAATGCAAACTATAGGTACTATGTAACATGTAttgggttgttcggaaagtaattTCGTTAAAATTATAACTAACGACACTCTTGGGAGAAACGAaattactttccgaacaacccaaTACATCTTATACGTTCTTGTTAGTAAAATTTATAACACTTCTTCTAACATGTTAATTGCTTTAGGTGACCTTTTGGGACAAGTTCAGCAATTTGAAAAGTCCTTAGTAATCGATATAACTGAGACTAACAATAAACTGCAAAGTACAACAAGCAGCGTCTTTAATCAATGCAaaaaattattgttaaatacaTCAAGCCAAACCGAACTAGAAAATCTAGTGGTATTTTTTCAGAAAGGTAATAGAATAAACTTCTGTTGGAGAatacaattattttttataaaatatgttaAATACAAATTTCTTTTTCAGAGGAAAAAACTATTCttgattcaataataaaatccatCCACAAACTTTGCTCAGATTTACATCATGCAACATATGAAGTGATTTTTGCACCTATTTTTACTCAGTTATTACTAGTACAAAAAGCACCTGCCTGGTCAATAGAAGCGAATAAAATGACCCATTTAAGTGCAGATTTGCCTGATTACAGTTTTGCACCTCAAGAATATATAACACAAGTTGGACAGTATTTAATGACATTGCCACAGCATTTAGAACCATTTTTACTCAGAGAAAATCCAAGTCTTACCCAAGCATTAAAAGCAGCTGATGCACAATATGCGCAAGGTTCAACTGAATCTGGATTTACTGGTATCTTATTAGATATTGTTGCTAAAGGAACGTGTCAAATGTTTCTGGATCAGACTCTGTCCATTTGTCAATTAAGTCCTGCCGCATGCAGACAgcttgctactgacataggtacGTGGATATATTTAGTTATTAAAATACTATATTATTCATAGAGATATAAAAagtattttcttaatttttttatacatatatgcTACCACACAGATTACCTTGGTAATGTGTTAGAGGAACTTGGCTTATCTTTATCAGAAAATCTACAACATATGTCTCTTTTATTGAGACTACCACCAGAAGATTATCAAAATGGCAGTTCTGGATGTAATGCTAGGGTTGTGGCTGCTGTTAGACAGATGCGAAATATAACATCTTCTGGTTAATCAAAGTGAATTGATAAAAAGCCAGGATGAAAATTGTATAAATGTAcaataaatatttgttataGTAACTAACAATCACGTATTTAAAGCTTATCACTTTATTAAACTTTTTGTATAGAAAATTAACGAAATTAAACAAATGTCGTGATATTTCTtatgtataatattattataatgatataaaatatatatatatatatttttacaaatttaGAAATTGTATTGCTTTTAAACTCCTTACTAGTTACATCTAGCAACCCAGTTGAGGGGTATTAAGACTAAGTTTTGTACTTTTTGTTCTTGTAAAAAAATATTCTAtgattttatgaaaatatataaTGCAATACTCATCTTCTTGTCATATAAAAAAATGCAATCTCTTATTGCATTCAACTTATTTTAAAGGCAGGAAGTGTATTTTTCGTTAAGtaagtaatattattttatccATTTGATTGTCAGTGTTGCAGTATCGCATCTATAAGTATGTTCATTGCATTATTTATAGATCTGAAAAGGTAAGATTAATCATTTTGtgcatatatttgtaactaacaTGAAATTAATAATGATTTTACCTATCGAAAGCAGTATCACAAGACTGCTTTTGATTATGTACTCTGGTAGCTAATGTTATATTTTTAAGTCTATTAACAACCGTCTTATCAGATGACTTAAGCATTTTGTGTATTATTACCAATGCAGAAAGCATGTCAATCTGGAAAAAACATAACTAGTAATAAATTATATACAAATAATGATTTGTTTAAAACAGTCTAAATATACACACTCTTGTGTAACTTGTTACTGTTTTTGTTAACACCTGAACACttaatttttgatatttttttgTATCCAAAATAATTTTTAGTATCTTCTTCGCCAAATAAGGAAGATTAGGTGTCAAGATACTCTTGTCCGTGATTAATGCATTTTGAAGTACACAAGTCATTTCTGTACTTATACTGCTGATTGCAGTGTTAAACATAATAGTTATGTATGGTAGACACATTCTTTGATCATTAAAGGTACACTTAAtagtagaaaaatatttttgtgtCATTTCGTGCAAAATTTTCAGATTCTGTaacaatttataaaatatattaatggAAATGTTTTCTTTTCTAAATAATTCAAAACATACTtacatttgtatttttagctaagGTATCTTGGTTACATTTGgttaaagtaatcatcattacaCATACAAAATTCGGTACAACTATATCTAGTAAGTTTGGCTCTTCGTTTTCATAAGCCATTTTGCTAAAATCTAATAACTTTATTATTGCATCAAACGCATTATTTAAAAACACAGTGCCCTCTGACAAAGATAAGCAATTGCAGTATAAAAGTACAATGTCACAACATAGTTTTGGAGTAATATTACATTTTTCTAGTAATGTATTCGAAACATTAAATGTACATTTTATTAGGCTTATACAAATTTGGTGATTTTCAGTATCCGTATCTGTTCGTGGTATGTGCGATACTAGTGTCCTATATTAAGGATAAAAACGTGTAAGTTATGATGTTACAAGAAGATTATTAAAAGTATGAAATAAATACACATACTTCTTAACCCAGGATAAAATTTCCGAGAAATGTTCTGAGGCGTCAAATACGTCTTCTTTATGTAACAAATGGAGTATTGATAtatattcattaaaaaatttcataaCTATATCTTTGGATATCAAACTACTTATACTGTGTTGATTCTCTAATCCTTTTTCTATGAATGTTCTCCATATATGCAAAGCTTCCCAAAACTTAAGCATATCTTGGTGATACTTATTCATTAAAACTGATTGGTGTTCAACATGTAATAGATGTTTTAAAATACTTAaactcaattctaaaccttttTCATTAATTCTTAAAACATCCGAGTCGTTACAAGAACTCTGCAATAATTATCTATTAATATTGCATGTTATCAttatgaatatattttttatgtagTACCTGTATCTGGTTATTTTGagtatttatatttaaagaCTCTGTGAAAAGGTTTGATAAAGCAAACAGAATTGTTTGACCTTTATTCCATTTCATTAGAACATATATAATTGTAAGAAGTACATCATCAGAGGTATTAGAGTCACACAGTTGTTGTACTAATATTTCTATGACCTCGATTTTATCTAAGAAAAACTTCAATGGtattaatgaaaataaaaatatcatcgattcatttATTGAAGTTtcctaataaaaaaaaattgtacgtataagaaattgtattgcattgttacattttaaaaataaatttgtagACAATTACcttaaaatattttagaaattcaGGAAAGACATTTGCAATTTTCTGCAAAATATTTGTATCCTTTTCATTAAGATTctttttacttatattttttgtatttgcTACTAATAACATAGCAATAATGTCAATATATATTTGCATATCTTTATAGTTATCAAGATCTTCCACTTCTTGATCGCATATATTTTCTGTCAAAAAAAAAATAGTCATTAAGTTGAATATAATATACATCAACTATATGTGCTATTACCATTTTCTTTATTGCCGAGTTTAacttttttactgcatttttttTCCGATATTTTTGCCAAAGGGAAACATTCCATCTCGTCCTTCATTATTGATAAAATAGTTTCAATAAGTTTTACAGACACTTCTAAGTTTATAATGTGTTCAGAATGGATACAAAATCTTctaattgcatttatattgtttcttccTAGGTCCACCATTTCTTCTACCATTTTATGACTTTCCTCGTCATTTAGAGATATACGTAGCCACATAAGCTTTATCAATTCTTGCAACAAGATTGCATCTTGAGTAGTCTAAACATATATAATGTAATAATTATTGTCATTTAATTTCACAAAAGTTTAAACATTTTATAACTGCATACATACCTCTAAGCGGTCTAGAATGTATGTCAGTGGTACAATATTCCAAAAAGGTATTCCAATTTGAGTTTGTGCATGCCAAAGAAGTTTAATCAATGCTTCTAATACAACGTTATCTTCATCGTAAATGCTATGGGCAAAATTTGATAAAAAGTCCTTAATTATTTTGTGAGATCGATCCTTGGCTAATATCTTCTTTAGGCCAATAAAAACATTAGCTCTCAATTGCGAATTATTGGAAGTTTTTGTATAATTCAGAAAGATATTTAACCAATCGTAAATAATATCCTTTGGAACATGGCTCCAATGTTTTTCTAACATTATAAAAAGACCCTAATAATTTTTAGAatagtaaaatattaatatcttACTAAAAGTCCATTGAAAAAATGTTGAGAAAACTTAATCAATCGTAAATACAATTTAGCTTACATTTATAGTAATATCACACACTTCATAACTAGAATCTGTTAAAAGACTACTTATTGTCTTATACATTTTTTGAATATAAGCATTATTTCTATCTTTTGTTGCATTCATATAGCTTACAGAGCTTGTCATGAAAAGAATTTCTACTGCATTGCATCTGATGTAAGAGCCAGGAGCCTGTGAAAAATCGAAAATTCGTATCTACTATATTTTTACTACTCGTATTATCTATATTCAAAGCTACATATGTATCTATGATACTCTTTATTCTTAATACCTTTACGTGTTTCCATAATAATGATTTACATTGATTATGGATCATTAATCTTGCAGCTTGATTTTTACTATTATGAATGGCAGCAAGAAATGAAAGAAGATTTTTACCCAGTTTACCTCTTCCTGTAGAATCTCTATTCGcacgaaaacaatgaaaaacgaTGTTTTGaaaacaattctcaacaatgaattttttcaatttctctGTTACAGCCAACCATGCTGATATATACAAATCTGCATAGACACTAACATAAGTGTGTCCTACATTTTGCAACACTACCTTTACATTATTATGAATACCCTGTAATAACTTCAGTGTCAGTATTACTTTGTTTAAAGTAATATTGCATATATATATGCTATAAT
The sequence above is a segment of the Calliopsis andreniformis isolate RMS-2024a chromosome 3, iyCalAndr_principal, whole genome shotgun sequence genome. Coding sequences within it:
- the Cog7 gene encoding conserved oligomeric Golgi complex subunit 7, whose translation is MDVSAFSEETFDVKDWINKTFKSAEAQENKDAFVSSLVMKLQLYVQQVNGALEETSQSVLSSLPRVLRDTQLLQQEALALREKMVAVKQEIEKVEKDTALSMATLEKIDKIKTDLQTAKQGLHEADNWSVLANDVEEVFESGDIEAIANKLFSMQKSLGMLVNVVDYEDKKLQLEGLKNRLEAMASPKLVQAFTAANLEQSKVYVDIFNKMERLPQLLKYYHNCLKVSLGQEWRRTIELAQDENVTYWLHTYYDKLLSNWHDQVKWCNQVFPNTSIDILIEVYADLLRSLDPSIPECIEAILKQHSNAMQLSLLLELKQITRHFAVNLNGAIEASTHGKLQNQKLLLLAQAIYTPYVPYVTKYNVYETAQLEHQLQSMNFSQDDLREAINVLSLSISRVMENANEANKRCKLFTDGCGYPGLLKSLNNYFNKYLEKYQAAIWQLERKKVKHEDWNLFQMCLTLMQTIGDLLGQVQQFEKSLVIDITETNNKLQSTTSSVFNQCKKLLLNTSSQTELENLVVFFQKEEKTILDSIIKSIHKLCSDLHHATYEVIFAPIFTQLLLVQKAPAWSIEANKMTHLSADLPDYSFAPQEYITQVGQYLMTLPQHLEPFLLRENPSLTQALKAADAQYAQGSTESGFTGILLDIVAKGTCQMFLDQTLSICQLSPAACRQLATDIDYLGNVLEELGLSLSENLQHMSLLLRLPPEDYQNGSSGCNARVVAAVRQMRNITSSG
- the LOC143177444 gene encoding condensin-2 complex subunit G2, coding for MSNQRGLPKDKILFRILKNKSPSASSLCEKLNHNVKNIVVLSEDELCELWQYMKAILLEAQKLYTQTSNNKGRYVKEHSLMIKLIRTITAMALETILQRIFIPNILLQNIMLLHTVILPNIKDKQATDEISYVLENWWKLDMTWREKVVTNALKYLIESCKSSLQHIKRLYDIKSSVKLLKCEDVQELFKLVREKTVMSLEEGRLLILHLFTLGEQYILGIHNNVKVVLQNVGHTYVSVYADLYISAWLAVTEKLKKFIVENCFQNIVFHCFRANRDSTGRGKLGKNLLSFLAAIHNSKNQAARLMIHNQCKSLLWKHVKAPGSYIRCNAVEILFMTSSVSYMNATKDRNNAYIQKMYKTISSLLTDSSYEVCDITINGLFIMLEKHWSHVPKDIIYDWLNIFLNYTKTSNNSQLRANVFIGLKKILAKDRSHKIIKDFLSNFAHSIYDEDNVVLEALIKLLWHAQTQIGIPFWNIVPLTYILDRLETTQDAILLQELIKLMWLRISLNDEESHKMVEEMVDLGRNNINAIRRFCIHSEHIINLEVSVKLIETILSIMKDEMECFPLAKISEKKCSKKVKLGNKENENICDQEVEDLDNYKDMQIYIDIIAMLLVANTKNISKKNLNEKDTNILQKIANVFPEFLKYFKETSINESMIFLFSLIPLKFFLDKIEVIEILVQQLCDSNTSDDVLLTIIYVLMKWNKGQTILFALSNLFTESLNINTQNNQIQSSCNDSDVLRINEKGLELSLSILKHLLHVEHQSVLMNKYHQDMLKFWEALHIWRTFIEKGLENQHSISSLISKDIVMKFFNEYISILHLLHKEDVFDASEHFSEILSWVKKTLVSHIPRTDTDTENHQICISLIKCTFNVSNTLLEKCNITPKLCCDIVLLYCNCLSLSEGTVFLNNAFDAIIKLLDFSKMAYENEEPNLLDIVVPNFVCVMMITLTKCNQDTLAKNTNNLKILHEMTQKYFSTIKCTFNDQRMCLPYITIMFNTAISSISTEMTCVLQNALITDKSILTPNLPYLAKKILKIILDTKKYQKLSVQVLTKTVTSYTRIDMLSALVIIHKMLKSSDKTVVNRLKNITLATRVHNQKQSCDTAFDR